The following proteins are co-located in the Pseudomonas antarctica genome:
- a CDS encoding type II 3-dehydroquinate dehydratase — protein sequence MPHRVFFLNGPNANLYGLDKNGTYGSESFASIEARCQHHAAGLGLALDFRQSNHEGVLVDWIQEARLNADAIVINAAGLTYSSVPILDALLAFDGPIIEAHMSNIWKRESFRHHSYVSKAATGVIAGLGALGYELALTAVAALLKP from the coding sequence ATGCCCCACCGCGTGTTTTTCCTCAATGGGCCCAACGCCAACCTCTACGGGCTGGATAAAAACGGCACCTACGGCAGCGAGAGTTTCGCCAGCATCGAAGCCCGCTGCCAGCACCACGCCGCCGGGCTCGGCCTGGCCCTGGACTTTCGCCAAAGCAACCACGAAGGCGTGCTGGTGGACTGGATTCAAGAGGCCCGACTGAACGCCGACGCCATCGTGATCAACGCCGCCGGGCTCACCTACAGCTCCGTGCCGATCCTCGACGCACTGCTGGCGTTCGACGGCCCGATCATCGAAGCGCACATGAGCAACATCTGGAAGCGCGAGAGCTTCAGGCATCACTCCTACGTGTCCAAGGCCGCCACCGGCGTGATCGCCGGGTTGGGAGCGTTGGGTTATGAACTGGCACTGACGGCGGTGGCCGCGTTGCTCAAACCTTAA
- a CDS encoding LysR family transcriptional regulator produces the protein MLSRITQRQLEYFVASGEAGSISAAAERIHVSSPSISAAITHMEAELGIQLFIRHHAQGISLTAVGRQVMQEAKLILEQMTNLYTIASESLNTVRGPLRVGCLESLAPMITPELVFGFGRAFPGVRLTQAEGNHEELLEKLRSGELDIALTYDLVTSPDIDFQPLAHLPPYVMVGEYHPLANLPAVSMQDLEAYPVVLLDTPWSRDYFLSLFMQAGTTPNIIMRSTNLETVRAMVGNGIGYSFANARPKSNMSQDGKRVIRLRLAGAHRPMRLGYATASNTQLSRVVSAFAERCRMFVSDQYIPGMAPPSFFDPHAVRVLSGVS, from the coding sequence ATGCTCAGTCGTATTACTCAGCGTCAACTGGAGTATTTTGTGGCGTCGGGAGAGGCAGGCAGCATCAGTGCTGCGGCTGAACGCATTCACGTGTCATCGCCTTCCATCTCGGCGGCCATCACCCATATGGAGGCCGAGCTGGGCATTCAGCTGTTTATTCGGCACCACGCGCAGGGCATTTCCCTCACGGCGGTGGGGCGCCAGGTGATGCAGGAGGCCAAGCTGATTCTGGAGCAGATGACCAACCTCTACACCATTGCCTCGGAGTCGTTGAACACCGTGCGCGGGCCGTTGCGGGTGGGCTGCCTGGAGTCGCTGGCGCCGATGATCACGCCGGAATTGGTGTTCGGGTTTGGCCGTGCGTTTCCTGGCGTGCGGCTGACCCAGGCCGAAGGCAACCACGAGGAACTGCTGGAAAAACTGCGCAGCGGCGAGCTGGATATCGCCCTGACCTACGACCTGGTGACCAGCCCGGATATCGACTTCCAACCCCTGGCGCACCTGCCGCCGTATGTGATGGTCGGCGAGTATCACCCGCTGGCGAACCTGCCGGCGGTGAGCATGCAGGACCTTGAGGCGTACCCGGTGGTGCTGCTCGACACGCCGTGGAGCCGCGACTATTTCCTCAGCCTGTTCATGCAGGCGGGCACCACGCCGAACATCATCATGCGCTCCACCAACCTCGAAACGGTGCGTGCGATGGTGGGCAATGGCATTGGCTACTCCTTCGCCAATGCACGGCCCAAATCGAACATGTCGCAGGATGGCAAGCGCGTGATTCGCCTGCGCCTGGCCGGCGCCCATCGGCCGATGCGGCTGGGCTACGCCACGGCGAGCAACACTCAGCTGTCGCGCGTGGTGTCGGCGTTTGCCGAGCGCTGCCGGATGTTTGTGTCCGACCAGTACATCCCCGGCATGGCCCCGCCGAGCTTTTTTGACCCGCATGCGGTGCGGGTGCTGAGTGGTGTGAGCTGA
- a CDS encoding RidA family protein: MPTHTRIRMFNTRQTYPNQALDNDLCQAVRAGNTVYVRGQIGTDFDGNLVGLGDPRAQAEQAMKNVKQLLEEAGSDLSHIVKTTTYLIDPRYREPVYQEVGKWLKGVFPISTGLVISGLGQPEWLMEIDVIAVVPDDWTV, encoded by the coding sequence ATGCCCACCCACACCCGCATCCGCATGTTCAACACCCGACAGACCTACCCCAACCAGGCGCTGGACAACGACCTGTGCCAGGCCGTGCGCGCCGGCAACACCGTCTATGTGCGCGGCCAGATCGGCACCGATTTCGACGGCAACCTGGTCGGCCTCGGCGACCCACGCGCCCAGGCCGAACAGGCGATGAAAAACGTCAAGCAACTGCTTGAAGAGGCAGGCTCCGACCTGTCGCATATCGTGAAAACCACCACCTACCTGATCGACCCGCGCTATCGCGAGCCGGTGTATCAGGAGGTGGGTAAATGGCTCAAAGGCGTGTTCCCGATCTCTACCGGCCTGGTGATTTCCGGCCTGGGCCAGCCGGAATGGCTGATGGAAATCGATGTGATCGCCGTCGTGCCGGATGACTGGACCGTATGA
- a CDS encoding flavin-containing monooxygenase, translating to MTVETINTLVVGAGQAGVAMSEHLSLMGVPHIVLERHRIAERWRSERWDSLVANGPAWHDRFPGLKFEGISPEAFPPKERMADYFEAYVQKLQAPVRTGVEVQQVERHVGRPGFKVTTSAGVIEANNVVAATGPFQRPSMPTIVPATAPLHQLHSSSYKNPAQLPEGAVLVVGAGASGSQIAEELQKAGKTVYLSVGEHYRPPRAYRSRDYCWWLGALGLWDEVKIQPKKKHVAFAVSGYEGGKTVDFRRLAHQGINLVGVTRSWDDGVMTFAPGLADNVAEGDRAYFDVLRDADAYIEANGLPFPLEPDAWELLPDPECLVNPILSLDLAAAGVTTILWATGFTFDFSWLKVDAFDEKGEPFHKRGISAQSGIYFLGLPNLVNRASSFIYGVWHDAKYVADHIVLQNEYMSYNKP from the coding sequence ATGACCGTCGAAACAATCAACACCCTGGTAGTCGGCGCAGGCCAGGCCGGCGTCGCCATGAGCGAACACCTGTCCCTGATGGGCGTGCCCCACATCGTGCTGGAGCGCCACCGCATCGCCGAACGTTGGCGCTCGGAGCGTTGGGATTCGCTGGTCGCCAACGGCCCGGCCTGGCACGACCGCTTTCCGGGGCTGAAATTCGAAGGCATCTCCCCCGAAGCCTTCCCGCCCAAAGAGCGCATGGCCGACTACTTCGAAGCCTACGTTCAAAAATTGCAGGCCCCTGTGCGCACCGGTGTGGAAGTCCAGCAAGTGGAACGCCACGTGGGCCGCCCCGGCTTCAAAGTCACCACCTCCGCAGGCGTGATCGAGGCCAATAATGTCGTGGCCGCCACCGGCCCGTTCCAACGCCCGTCGATGCCGACTATCGTTCCCGCCACTGCGCCGTTGCATCAACTGCATTCATCCTCCTACAAAAATCCTGCTCAGTTGCCCGAAGGCGCGGTACTGGTTGTAGGCGCCGGCGCCTCCGGTTCGCAAATCGCCGAAGAACTGCAAAAGGCCGGCAAGACCGTGTACCTCTCCGTGGGCGAACACTACCGCCCGCCCCGCGCCTACCGCAGCCGTGACTATTGCTGGTGGCTTGGCGCCCTGGGCTTGTGGGACGAAGTCAAAATACAGCCGAAGAAAAAGCACGTGGCCTTTGCCGTCAGCGGCTACGAAGGCGGTAAGACCGTCGACTTCCGCCGCCTGGCACACCAAGGCATCAACCTGGTAGGCGTGACGCGCAGCTGGGACGACGGCGTGATGACCTTTGCACCGGGCCTGGCCGACAACGTGGCCGAAGGCGACCGCGCCTACTTTGATGTACTGCGCGACGCCGACGCCTATATCGAAGCCAACGGTTTACCGTTCCCCCTCGAACCCGACGCCTGGGAACTGCTGCCAGACCCGGAGTGCCTGGTTAACCCTATCCTCAGCCTGGACCTGGCCGCAGCGGGCGTGACCACCATTCTCTGGGCCACCGGCTTCACGTTCGATTTCAGCTGGTTGAAGGTCGATGCGTTTGACGAAAAAGGCGAGCCGTTCCACAAGCGCGGGATCTCGGCACAGAGCGGGATTTACTTCCTCGGCCTGCCGAACCTGGTGAACCGCGCGTCGTCGTTTATCTATGGGGTTTGGCACGATGCGAAGTACGTGGCCGATCATATTGTTTTGCAGAATGAGTACATGTCCTACAACAAGCCCTGA
- a CDS encoding DUF6124 family protein, with protein sequence MFKVTPNPPNEPDLKLNQAAHRSIDHYLNPETAPPSSPPGLFSVAADASSETLITNSYETFSSVTALLLDLSEDLTGKQRDVALAIHQLSELGVLLIDRLMEREAAVTGG encoded by the coding sequence ATGTTCAAAGTTACGCCCAACCCTCCGAACGAACCGGACCTGAAACTCAATCAGGCTGCGCATCGTTCGATTGATCATTATCTCAATCCAGAAACCGCCCCACCGTCATCACCGCCGGGTTTGTTCAGCGTTGCCGCCGACGCCAGCAGCGAAACCCTGATCACCAACAGCTATGAAACCTTTTCCTCAGTCACCGCCTTGCTGCTCGACCTGTCGGAGGACTTGACGGGGAAACAGCGCGATGTGGCGCTGGCGATTCACCAGTTGAGTGAATTGGGGGTTTTATTGATAGATAGGCTGATGGAGCGCGAGGCCGCTGTAACAGGCGGCTAA
- a CDS encoding NAD(P)H-quinone oxidoreductase → MKAVIAREPGGPDVLHLVERPVPTPQAGEVLIRVAAAGVNRPDLMQRSGAPIPPGATDVLGLEAAGTVVAVGSGVDEFAPGDAVMALLNGGGYAEYCLAHAAHCLPVPAGLSLQHAAGVPEAAFTVWHNLFELGRLRTGDTLLIHGAASGVGSFAVQCAQAAGARVIATAGGPQKVAMLQTLGVWRAVDRHSEDFVDVVNHLTEGRGVDVVLDNVGGAYVARNLAALAMGGRHVSLAFLQGAHIELDLQVLMRKNLSLTSSTLRPKSHAEKARLAVCIRSRFLPWLACSAVRPQIHAQLPLLQAAEAHRLLEANANVGKVLLTVAK, encoded by the coding sequence ATGAAAGCGGTGATTGCCCGCGAGCCGGGCGGGCCTGATGTGTTGCACCTGGTAGAGCGCCCGGTGCCGACGCCCCAGGCAGGCGAGGTGCTGATTCGCGTGGCGGCCGCTGGCGTGAATCGCCCGGACCTGATGCAACGCAGCGGCGCGCCGATTCCCCCTGGCGCCACCGATGTGCTCGGCCTGGAAGCGGCGGGCACCGTGGTTGCGGTGGGCAGCGGTGTGGACGAGTTCGCACCCGGCGACGCCGTGATGGCGTTGCTTAACGGCGGTGGCTACGCCGAGTATTGCCTGGCCCACGCGGCGCATTGCCTGCCGGTACCGGCGGGATTATCGCTGCAACACGCCGCCGGGGTGCCGGAAGCAGCCTTTACCGTGTGGCACAACCTGTTTGAACTGGGCCGCCTGCGCACGGGCGACACGCTGTTGATCCACGGCGCCGCCAGTGGCGTCGGCAGTTTTGCCGTGCAGTGTGCGCAGGCGGCCGGCGCACGGGTGATCGCCACCGCGGGCGGCCCGCAGAAAGTCGCGATGCTGCAAACGCTGGGCGTGTGGCGAGCGGTGGACCGTCACAGCGAAGACTTCGTCGACGTGGTGAACCACCTCACCGAAGGGCGTGGCGTGGACGTGGTGCTGGATAACGTCGGCGGCGCTTACGTCGCGCGCAACCTCGCCGCCCTGGCAATGGGCGGGCGACACGTCAGCCTGGCGTTCCTGCAGGGCGCCCACATCGAGTTGGACTTGCAGGTGCTGATGCGCAAAAACCTCAGCCTCACCTCCTCCACCTTGCGCCCCAAAAGCCACGCCGAAAAAGCCCGGTTGGCGGTGTGCATCCGCTCGCGCTTTTTACCCTGGCTGGCCTGCAGTGCGGTGCGCCCGCAGATCCACGCGCAGCTACCGCTGCTTCAAGCAGCCGAGGCCCACCGACTGCTGGAAGCCAACGCCAACGTCGGCAAAGTCCTGCTGACCGTCGCTAAATAA
- a CDS encoding amino acid ABC transporter permease/ATP-binding protein, which yields MTFDWNYMFGLLGDAEFWRATWTVIKLSTLTWLLSIALGFLLALAKQSKQPLLSLPARGYIWLFRSLPLLVLLIFIYNLPQALPGTSAVLADPFWSGLLALVICETAYVAEIHRGGLLSIPKGQGEAARALGLKFFGTQWRVVIPQALRVALPSLANEYISIVKLTSLVSVISLTEILMVGQRLYSQNFLVIETMAAVAFFYVLIVTVFDFLLKRLERFLDVNQRNVSRVPDAAVLALATQQRTALQRPASTGASALQATRLHKAYNDIEVLGSVNLQIQPGEVVSVIGPSGSGKTTLIRLLNGLEQLDNGEITINGQPFIHLNKVGAQKPQYVEHAEHRLNIGMVFQSFNLFPHLSVLDNLLMAPKYHRLGRTDALKQQAYALLHKVGMLDHAWKYPHQLSGGQQQRVAIARALMMRPQIMLFDEPTSALDPEKVNEVLQVIEALAGEGITMVIVTHEMNFAFKVSDRIVFMEKGRVVCDDTPQALRSGHNPRVEAFLKDVSLA from the coding sequence ATGACATTCGACTGGAACTACATGTTTGGTTTGCTCGGCGACGCCGAGTTCTGGCGAGCCACATGGACGGTGATCAAACTCAGCACCCTGACCTGGCTCTTGAGCATTGCCCTGGGCTTTCTGCTGGCGCTGGCCAAGCAATCCAAACAGCCGCTGCTCAGCCTGCCGGCCCGTGGCTATATCTGGTTGTTCCGCAGCTTGCCGCTGCTGGTGCTGCTGATCTTTATCTACAACTTGCCCCAGGCGCTGCCGGGCACGTCGGCGGTGCTGGCCGACCCGTTCTGGTCCGGCCTGTTGGCGCTGGTGATTTGCGAAACGGCCTATGTGGCCGAGATCCATCGCGGCGGTTTGCTCTCAATTCCCAAAGGGCAGGGCGAAGCGGCGCGCGCACTGGGCTTGAAGTTCTTCGGCACCCAGTGGCGCGTGGTCATTCCCCAGGCCTTGCGCGTGGCGTTGCCGTCGCTGGCCAACGAATACATCTCGATCGTGAAGCTCACCTCGCTGGTGTCGGTGATCTCGCTGACCGAAATCCTGATGGTCGGACAGCGCCTGTATTCGCAGAACTTCCTGGTGATCGAAACCATGGCGGCGGTGGCGTTCTTCTATGTGTTGATCGTCACCGTGTTCGATTTTTTGCTCAAGCGCCTGGAGCGCTTTCTCGACGTCAACCAGCGCAACGTGTCCCGCGTGCCGGACGCGGCGGTGCTGGCCCTGGCCACGCAACAGCGCACGGCGTTGCAGCGCCCGGCGAGCACCGGTGCATCGGCGCTGCAAGCCACGCGGTTGCACAAGGCTTACAACGATATTGAAGTGCTGGGCTCGGTCAATTTGCAGATTCAGCCGGGTGAAGTGGTGTCGGTGATCGGGCCGTCCGGCTCAGGCAAGACCACGCTGATCCGCCTGCTCAATGGCCTTGAACAGCTGGACAACGGCGAGATCACGATCAACGGCCAGCCGTTCATACATCTCAACAAGGTCGGCGCGCAGAAACCGCAGTACGTCGAGCACGCCGAGCATCGCCTGAACATCGGCATGGTGTTCCAGAGCTTCAACCTGTTCCCGCATTTGAGTGTGCTCGACAACCTGCTGATGGCGCCGAAATACCATCGCCTCGGCCGTACTGACGCGCTCAAGCAACAGGCCTACGCGCTGTTGCACAAGGTGGGCATGCTCGACCACGCCTGGAAGTACCCGCACCAGTTGTCCGGCGGCCAGCAACAGCGCGTGGCCATCGCCCGCGCCTTGATGATGCGCCCGCAAATCATGCTGTTCGACGAGCCCACCTCGGCGCTCGACCCAGAAAAAGTCAACGAAGTGCTGCAGGTCATCGAAGCCCTGGCCGGGGAGGGCATCACCATGGTGATCGTCACTCACGAGATGAACTTCGCCTTCAAGGTCTCCGACCGCATCGTGTTCATGGAGAAGGGCCGTGTGGTGTGCGACGACACCCCGCAGGCTTTGCGCAGCGGCCACAACCCACGCGTGGAGGCGTTCCTCAAGGACGTCTCGCTGGCGTGA